One region of Budorcas taxicolor isolate Tak-1 chromosome 3, Takin1.1, whole genome shotgun sequence genomic DNA includes:
- the LOC128045332 gene encoding olfactory receptor 10K1-like produces MEWANETLVTEFVFLGFSSLAGLQRLLFAVFLLVYLFMLGTNTIIVSTIVLDRALHTPMYFFLGVLSCSETCYTFVIVPKMLVDLLAQKKTISFLGCAIQMFSFLFLGCSHSFLLAAMGYDRYVAICNPLHYTLLMGHGVCVGLVAAACACGFTVAQIITSLVFQLPFHSSNQLHHFFCDIFPVLKLASHHSYLSQLVVFVLGVFALIIPLLLILVSYICIISAILKIPSSVGRYKTFSTCASHLIVITVHYGCASFIYLRPKSNYSTSQDTLISVFYTILTPLFNPMIYSLRNKEFKSALQRTMAQTSCLVN; encoded by the coding sequence ATGGAGTGGGCCAATGAGACCTTAGTGACAGAGTTTGTCTTCCTCGGCTTCTCATCTCTGGCTGGGCTGCAACGGCTGCTCTTTGCTGTCTTCCTGCTTGTGTACTTGTTCATGCTGGGCACGAACACCATCATCGTTTCTACCATTGTGCTGGACAGagccctccacacccccatgtacttcttccttggTGTCCTCTCCTGCTCTGAGACTTGTTATACCTTCGTCATTGTACCCAAGATGCTGGTTGACCTGCTGGCCCAGAAGAAGACCATCTCCTTCCTGGGCTGTGCCATCCAgatgttttccttcctctttctagGTTGCTCTCACTCCTTCCTGCTGGCAGCCATGGGTTATgatcgctatgtggccatctgtaacCCTCTGCATTACACACTGCTCATGGggcatggggtgtgtgtgggacTAGTGGCTGCTGCCTGTGCCTGTGGCTTTACTGTCGCACAGATCATCACATCCTTGGTATTTCAGCTGCCCTTTCACTCCTCCAACCAACTACaccacttcttctgtgacatCTTTCCTGTCCTCAAGTTGGCATCTCATCACTCTTACCTCAGTCAGTTGGTTGTATTTGTGCTTGGTGTATTTGCCTTGATCATTCCCCTGTTACTTATCCTGGTCTCCTACATCTGCATTATCTCTGCCATTCTAAAAATCCCATCATCTGTTGGAAGATACAAAACCTTCTCTACATGTGCCTCTCATCTCATTGTGATAACTGTTCATTATGGTTGTGCCTCTTTCATTTACTTAAGGCCCAAATCCAATTACTCAACAAGTCAAGACACCCTAATATCTGTGTTTTATACCATCCTCACACCACTGTTCAACCCAATGATTTACAGCCTGAGAAATAAGGAATTCAAATCAGCTCTTCAAAGAACAATGGCCCAAACTTCATGTCTTGTTAATTAA
- the LOC128045237 gene encoding olfactory receptor 10T2-like — protein sequence MKRQNQSMITEFILIGFSNLGDLQILLFFIFLLVYLTTLTANATIMTVIRLDRALHTPMYFFLFVLSCSETCYTLVIVPKMLTNLLSTAPTISLSGCVAQLYFFVGLACTNCFLIAVMGYDRYVAICNPLNYTLIVSRATCTQLVLASSFCGFLISVVVNVLVFSVPFCASNRINHFFCDISPVIKLGCTDTNLKEMVIFFLSILVLLVPLVLIFISYVFIVSTILKISSVEGQRKAFATCASHLTVVIVHYGCASFIYLRPTSLYSSDKDRLVAVTYTVITPLLNPLVYTLRNKEVKTALKKVLSRYLLSKTV from the coding sequence ATGAAAAGGCAGAACCAGAGCATGATCACCGAGTTCATCCTTATAGGCTTCTCTAACCTAGGGGATCTGCAGATCCTTCTCTTCTTTATCTTCCTCCTGGTCTACCTGACCACTCTGACGGCCAATGCCACCATCATGACGGTCATTCGTCTGGATCGGGCTTTGCACACTCCTATGTACTTCTTTCTCTTTGTCCTCTCCTGTTCTGAAACCTGCTACACCTTGGTCATTGTACCAAAAATGCTGACCAACCTGCTTTCCACAGCTCCAACTATTTCATTATCTGGGTGTGTGGCCCAGCTCTATTTCTTTGTGGGCTTGGCTTGTACCAACTGTTTCCTAATTGCCGTAATGGGCTATGATCGCTACGTTGCCATCTGCAACCCTCTCAACTACACACTCATTGTCAGCAGAGCCACCTGCACACAGCTGGTTTTAGCCTCAAGCTTCTGTGGTTTCCTGATCTCTGTGGTTGTCAACGTCCTGGTGTTTAGTGTGCCCTTCTGTGCCTCCAATCGGATcaaccacttcttctgtgacatTTCCCCTGTCATAAAACTGGGCTGCACAGACACCAACCTGAAGGAAATGGTTATCTTTTTCCTCAGCATTCTGGTGTTGCTGGTTCCCTTAGTGCTGATCTTTATCTCCTACGTCTTCATTGTTTCCACCATCCTCAAGATTTCCTCAGTAGAGGGGCAGCGTAAGGCCTTCGCCACCTGTGCCTCCCACCTCACAGTGGTCATTGTCCACTATGGTTGTGCTTCCTTTATCTACTTGAGGCCCACATCCCTGTACTCCTCAGATAAGGATCGGCTTGTGGCAGTGACCTATACAGTGATTACCCCACTACTTAACCCTCTTGTCTATACACTgagaaataaagaagtaaagaCAGCTCTGAAAAAGGTTCTCAGTAGGTACTTGCTTTCCAAAACTGTATAA